From the Xenopus laevis strain J_2021 chromosome 7L, Xenopus_laevis_v10.1, whole genome shotgun sequence genome, the window tttcaaatgtgcgaggctacacatttattgttattgcaactctTTATTATCCGTCTtcttattcaggccctctcctactcatgggggcaaattcactaagcgccgaaacgccgaacgctagcgttacttcgctacgctggcgtagtttcgctagtgttacttcgcacccttacgcctggtgaagtttcgctagcgacgtaactacgcaaattctgaacgcagtgtactgaacgctaccttttacgctagacttccttcgccacctcaaacctggcgaagcgcaatagagtagatagggattgtttcaaaaaaagtcaaaaaaaacgctggggtgttttctacattatgggtgataggctgaaaaagatcgaaattttttttggggctcccctccttcccccctacatttcctgactcatggcaacttacctagacagtgggcacatgtgtagggcaaaataaaaattttatttgatgaatttaaggttttctaggcatttgtagtgctgatacgtgttcctccattgaaatttgaatttggcgccctatgcaaattagccttcgctagcgtaacttcgctttacttagcgaatcaacgctagcgcaacttcgcaaccttacgctacccctgtgcgcaacttcggattttagtgaatttgcgaagcgctggcgaaactacgcctggcgaagtgtggcgaagtgcggcgaagcgtggcgaagttgcgcctggcgaaactacgattgttagtgaatttgccccatagtattcaagagtcttattcaattcaatatataattgctagggtaatttggaccctagccaccagattgctgaaattgcaaactggagagctgctgaataaaaagccaagtaactcaaaaaacacaaataataaaaaatgaaaaacaatttgagtttgtctcagaatatcactctctatatcatactaaaagattgTGGGAGATCCCTAGTCAAAGGATGGGGTGGATTTGCTGGAGGTACAGTAGGTAGGCCTCAGTAAGGAAAAACCAGGACCTTATGGTAGACCTTTTAGAGGAATTTGGGGAAAGAGACCCCCTAAATAATGTCTTCCAGACTGTGGCAGGTAGTTCCTGTTATAGAAATTTCCAGGGGTATGAGATTAAGATCTTATAAAACGAGTTCTGTGCTTCAACAATGAGTTTCAAGGATGGGTAATTTCCCAGTCAAGACCCACCGGACTATATAGACTCAAGTGGGTAGTACCAAAAGAAGTACCCCATTTCAATTACCTTCAATAGATGAACTGTTTAAGAATCACTGGTGCCCAAGATTCTTTTTGAGTATGTGTGAGAGTTATCATTCAGCTTGGGGATCCCTTCCGATCTGCGCAGGCCCAGCTGAAAAGAGAAGTTGCATGAAGCGATGCTCTAGCATAGTGAGCACCTGGAGAGTTGTACCCCTATGTCTATAGTGCTACACAACAATCAcgttatgtactgtataaatggtATCTTACTGAACATGTTACTTCTTTGTAGCAGAATCTACACCCTATCATTAATtgtaacatactgtatttcaATTCTTCTAAATATATGAAGTACATTCTGTTTCTATTAGACTCTGTGAACTTGTTTAATTTACCAgatattgcatatatattttaGGCATGGAGCTGTAATCTGCTATAACAGACCCAGTTGAAAGACAATGTGACATAATCTATTCTCCCTGGAAATGCTGAAACAAACAGTGATGTGCTTTTATGGAAACCTTTATCAAAAGTTATCCATGACTATTTATATTCTAATCTGTTCTGTTACAAATATTCAGAAATAGTTATAAATTGACAAAAAAGTAAGGGTTCTGactaatcaaaaatgaaaaaaaaaattggccaaatatatttaaatttgctttaataaataaaagacatactatatcaaatatttgcattttgattCGATAACAAtgatattaaaatatactgaAGAATTGTTGcaaataaaagtcctttcatgTTATCAGGGAGAATTTAGTCCATTTGCTGCTCTCCTTCTGCATTGCTGGTCTGGGCATCAGGTGGGAGTTCTTGTGCATCTCCGGGTGCCGTATCGCTGCTGATAGGAATGGGTGTCTCTGGGGCAGGTGGCAGTCGAGGAGCCTGAATATGCAGGTGCCCATCCTTGGATAAGGAGCACACAACTTGCTCAGGATTCACACCTTCTGGCAGTTCAGCTTCTCTCTTCAACTCTCTGTATTCATGGAAGTAGTTTCCATCCTCAGTGTCACTTTTCCTCTCATGTTTTCCTATCACAATCACTCTCCTTCCCTGTGTTTTCACTGTTAGTTCATGAGGAGAAAAGTCCCTCACATTCAGCATCAGCTCAAAGTGATCCTTCCCATCTTTGTCTGAGTTGGGAGAGGTCCCCTCACTTTCTGGGGCTCTGGACTGTCGGCTCTGATCTGTTATTCTTCTCATCTCTGTGTCCTTAGAGAGGAGCCGGGAAGCCTCATTGACACGCTGCATTCTCCTCTCCATGTTATTTCTCATGCTCAGAATGTCATCTTCCAGCTGGCCAAAGATGAGGCGAGTGGCTGGCCAGAGTGTGAGTGCAGACTGACTGCAGGGACACAGAGGGGAGTGTGAGGGCTGTACGAGGCTGAGAGGAAACATCTTCTGCTGATTTCCTGGAGCTTCTTGTCAGAGAAAAGTTGAAGAGATTGGGCTTGTTTATGCGCTTCTGCTTTCTTCCTTGTCAGTAGTGCAGCCAGTCCCAGCCCCAGCACTTTTATATTCCTTAGTTAGTGTTCTGGGACATTCCTGAGACTTCCATGTGCTCTCTGTATATGAGGAAAAGGGGAGGAGCCTGTGTGTACATAATGAATTATGTCACCTCCTTGAGCTAGCAACTTCTGGCATTCACTGGGGCAGTGACATcacggggggggggagagaaaccGTGTTTGTGCTTGCGTGAAAGTTTAGGAGATTGCTTTCCGCATAAACATTCTGGAACAGATTTGCTAGAGAAGTGAAAACTTGAGGTAGTGCAGGGTCCCACagttaaaaaatactttgcaaaacAAGGTATAGGGAATAGATTCTTAGAATGTAGAACAATTGTATTCTATATTCCCTGCTAGTCTCCAATAAACACACTCTGCCCCTCCCATTCATGATGTCACTGCCCCAGTGAATGCCAGAAGTTGCTAGCACAGCCTCCAACTCAATGAGCTGACATAATTCATTATGTACACACAGGCTCCTCCTCATATACAGAGAGCACATGGAAGTCTCAGGAACGTCCCAGAACACTAACTAAGGAATATAAAAGTGCTGGGGCTGGGACTGGATGCACTACTGACAAGCAAGAAAGCAGAAGAA encodes:
- the LOC108696641 gene encoding heat shock protein 30D-like; the encoded protein is MFPLSLVQPSHSPLCPCSQSALTLWPATRLIFGQLEDDILSMRNNMERRMQRVNEASRLLSKDTEMRRITDQSRQSRAPESEGTSPNSDKDGKDHFELMLNVRDFSPHELTVKTQGRRVIVIGKHERKSDTEDGNYFHEYRELKREAELPEGVNPEQVVCSLSKDGHLHIQAPRLPPAPETPIPISSDTAPGDAQELPPDAQTSNAEGEQQMD